The Paenibacillus sophorae genome has a segment encoding these proteins:
- a CDS encoding MFS transporter, with protein MKNKYMPTAISLYINYFVHGMGAIIMAQNMDFLTKQLHTDTTGVAYVISALGIGRLLVLFVSGVLSDKFGRKPFVFTGMAIYALFFAGILVAPNVSVAFIFALLAGMANSILDSGTYPALMESFPETPGTANVIIKAFISAGQFALPLIISMLISGDLYYGYSFLLCIAIFIVNGLVLSRLKFPDHKVQAAPAASSESGSDSKFRNKPNFWIEGICLILIGYTATATFYLISVWLPKYGEQVIQMSKTSSLQLISYYSIGSLLAVFVTSYLVKSLVRPVTFVLLYPFISFVALLVLWQVRTPLVCVISAFVIGFSAAGGVLQLALTTMSELFPSSKGKITGIVYTASSLATFSIPVITGILSKTSISNIILFDAIVTFVGVLLAIIVNMRYRRVINPVSAGVQA; from the coding sequence ATGAAAAATAAATATATGCCGACAGCAATTTCTCTGTATATCAACTACTTTGTGCATGGGATGGGTGCCATTATTATGGCCCAAAATATGGATTTCTTAACCAAACAGCTTCATACGGACACTACCGGGGTCGCTTATGTCATTTCGGCGCTCGGCATTGGCCGGCTGCTCGTGCTCTTTGTATCCGGCGTGTTATCCGATAAATTTGGACGTAAGCCGTTCGTGTTTACCGGAATGGCGATTTACGCGCTGTTCTTCGCCGGTATTTTGGTAGCTCCGAATGTGTCTGTCGCCTTTATTTTCGCCCTGCTCGCGGGGATGGCCAACTCGATATTGGATTCCGGAACCTATCCTGCGCTGATGGAATCTTTTCCCGAAACGCCGGGCACAGCCAATGTTATCATCAAGGCTTTCATTTCCGCCGGACAGTTCGCGCTGCCGCTGATTATCAGCATGCTGATTTCGGGTGATCTATACTACGGATATTCGTTCCTGCTGTGCATCGCGATCTTTATCGTGAATGGACTCGTGCTGTCTCGTCTTAAGTTCCCGGACCATAAAGTTCAGGCGGCTCCGGCAGCCTCATCCGAAAGCGGCAGCGACAGCAAATTCAGAAACAAACCGAATTTCTGGATTGAGGGAATCTGCCTGATTTTAATCGGTTACACCGCCACGGCTACTTTTTATCTGATTTCCGTCTGGCTTCCCAAATACGGTGAACAGGTCATACAAATGTCCAAGACGTCGTCGCTTCAGTTAATCAGCTATTACAGTATCGGGTCGCTCCTGGCGGTATTCGTTACATCTTATCTTGTCAAAAGCCTGGTTCGTCCAGTGACCTTCGTGCTGCTGTATCCGTTCATTTCTTTTGTGGCGCTTCTGGTGCTCTGGCAGGTGAGAACACCGCTTGTCTGCGTTATCTCCGCCTTTGTGATCGGGTTCTCGGCTGCGGGCGGGGTGCTTCAGCTGGCGCTGACTACGATGTCCGAGTTGTTTCCGAGCAGCAAGGGGAAAATTACAGGTATCGTCTATACGGCATCCAGTCTGGCTACGTTCTCCATCCCGGTAATTACCGGCATTTTGTCCAAGACGAGCATCAGCAATATCATCCTGTTTGACGCAATCGTTACCTTTGTCGGCGTACTGCTGGCGATAATCGTAAATATGCGGTACCGTAGAGTTATTAACCCGGTTTCTGCTGGGGTTCAAGCTTGA
- a CDS encoding shikimate dehydrogenase produces the protein MAERITGYTQLIGLLGTPIAHSLSPTMHNEAFAKLGLDYVYMAFGVGNEQLPDVIKGFRALGLRGFNVTMPNKSLVLDYLDKLSPAAELAGSVNTVVNDEGVLTGHITDGTGYMRALKEEGINVIGEKMTIAGGGGAATAICIQAALDGVKEISIFNKKDKFYPRAETTVEKIRSKTDCKVQLFDVDDQETLRREIADSVIFTNATGVGMKPLEDQCLISDLSMLRPDLVVSDVVYIPKKTKLLEMAEARGCRTINGLGMMLWQGARAFEIWTGKEMPVGYIKELLF, from the coding sequence ATGGCAGAGCGCATTACAGGTTATACACAGCTTATAGGTTTGCTGGGAACTCCGATTGCCCACAGCCTGTCTCCAACCATGCACAACGAAGCTTTTGCTAAACTTGGACTTGACTATGTATATATGGCCTTTGGCGTCGGCAACGAACAGTTGCCTGACGTCATCAAGGGCTTCCGGGCATTGGGCCTTCGCGGCTTCAATGTTACCATGCCGAATAAATCGCTGGTGCTGGACTATCTCGACAAGCTGTCTCCAGCCGCTGAGCTGGCAGGCTCGGTGAACACCGTTGTTAACGATGAGGGTGTTCTGACCGGCCATATCACGGACGGCACGGGATACATGCGGGCGCTTAAGGAGGAAGGCATCAATGTTATCGGCGAGAAGATGACGATTGCCGGTGGCGGCGGCGCCGCTACGGCGATCTGTATTCAAGCCGCGCTTGACGGAGTAAAGGAGATATCCATCTTCAACAAGAAGGATAAGTTCTATCCCCGCGCCGAAACGACCGTGGAGAAAATCCGCTCCAAAACCGACTGTAAAGTGCAGCTGTTCGATGTTGACGATCAGGAAACGCTCCGTCGGGAAATTGCAGACAGCGTGATTTTTACCAACGCTACCGGGGTAGGGATGAAGCCGCTTGAAGATCAATGCCTCATTTCCGACCTTTCAATGCTGCGTCCGGATTTGGTGGTATCGGATGTAGTTTATATTCCGAAGAAGACCAAACTGCTGGAAATGGCCGAAGCCAGAGGCTGCCGCACAATCAACGGTCTGGGCATGATGCTGTGGCAGGGAGCCAGAGCCTTCGAGATCTGGACCGGCAAAGAAATGCCTGTCGGCTATATCAAAGAGCTGCTGTTCTAG
- a CDS encoding shikimate kinase produces the protein MQINNDIPLREKNIVLIGFMGVGKTTIGRHLSDKLYRDFIDIDQEIEKLHGMPVPKIFESMGEQAFRQMEKEFITKLCRTTRLKIISLGGGSFLQEEIKQVCLANSIVFYLDLSWDSWKDRLQLIMDSRPVLQNKSLEEIEKLFYSRQSIYEANNSKVSTDSLDPEEIADHIIDTIKLGWELYDPASDAF, from the coding sequence TTGCAAATCAACAATGATATTCCTTTACGGGAAAAGAATATTGTGCTTATCGGCTTTATGGGCGTCGGCAAAACGACAATCGGCCGACATCTCTCCGATAAGCTATACCGCGATTTTATCGATATAGACCAGGAAATCGAGAAGCTTCACGGCATGCCAGTGCCAAAGATCTTTGAATCGATGGGTGAACAAGCTTTCAGACAAATGGAAAAAGAATTCATTACCAAGCTGTGCCGTACAACCCGATTGAAGATTATTTCGCTGGGCGGAGGCTCCTTTCTCCAAGAAGAAATCAAGCAGGTCTGTCTGGCCAACTCCATCGTCTTCTATCTCGACTTAAGCTGGGACTCCTGGAAAGACCGGCTGCAGCTCATCATGGACAGCCGTCCGGTGCTGCAGAACAAGTCGCTGGAGGAGATTGAGAAGTTGTTCTACAGCCGTCAGTCCATTTACGAAGCCAATAACTCCAAAGTCTCTACCGATTCGCTCGACCCCGAAGAAATAGCAGACCATATTATCGATACAATCAAGCTCGGCTGGGAACTGTATGATCCGGCTAGCGATGCTTTCTGA
- a CDS encoding NAD(P)/FAD-dependent oxidoreductase, translating into MYQHLFSPLTVKSMTIKNRIVMPPMGTNYGDPNGEFTEDHMKYYERRAKGGVGLIIVENACLQFPMGSNGTTQIRIDHDRYIPGMYRLTEKLHKHGACVALQINHAGASAVPERIGGQPVSSSNIPSKTGGAVPRPLEKDEIQGIVEQYGKAAKRVVAAGFDAIEIHAGHSYLLCQFLSPVYNKRTDEFGGSFENRARFARMVIDRIRKEVGPFFPIMMRFSADEFIEGGNTLEDTLQILEFLNDEVDIFNVSAALNDSLQYQIDQMNLPDGWRAYLSKAVRDKFGKPTIATGNFRDPAVLEKTLADGDADLIGIGRGLIADPDWVGKVQTGHEDMVRKCISCNIGCAGHRIALNRPIRCTINPEVIHGEDYKENKVTRQTNVVVIGGGTAGLEAACTAAEVGCTTFLFEQRPRVGGLAREIAKLPDKKRIADFPNYLEKRSQKLKNLITFTNTKADAQLIENFKPDVIINATGSKPLLPPIAGLLEHIDKEGENILSIFGLLRRVDEFSAMDLEGKKIVVIGGGAVGLDVVEFFAERKAEVTIVERLPELGRDLDLITKLSMMQMIKDKNVSVHTLTALVEVAGDHFKVNYEGEDKNFEFDYGFVCLGMKPENPGLAELQNHFLQRNVEVVNIGDSFRTRKILDGIREGRNILSTLEKIGAL; encoded by the coding sequence ATGTATCAACATCTTTTTTCGCCGCTGACCGTTAAAAGCATGACGATAAAGAACCGCATTGTAATGCCGCCGATGGGCACGAACTACGGTGATCCGAACGGTGAGTTTACCGAGGATCATATGAAATATTACGAGAGACGGGCAAAAGGCGGCGTTGGACTCATCATTGTGGAAAATGCATGTCTTCAGTTCCCGATGGGCTCCAACGGAACGACGCAGATTCGCATTGACCACGACCGCTACATTCCGGGCATGTACAGATTGACCGAGAAGCTGCACAAGCACGGAGCCTGCGTAGCGCTGCAAATCAACCATGCCGGGGCTTCCGCGGTGCCTGAACGGATTGGCGGCCAGCCTGTATCTTCCTCGAACATTCCTTCGAAGACGGGAGGAGCCGTTCCCCGCCCGCTGGAGAAGGACGAAATTCAGGGTATCGTCGAGCAATACGGCAAAGCGGCGAAACGTGTGGTCGCAGCCGGTTTCGACGCGATTGAAATCCATGCAGGACATTCGTATCTTCTCTGCCAATTCCTGTCGCCGGTCTATAACAAGCGGACCGACGAGTTCGGCGGCAGCTTTGAGAACAGAGCGAGATTTGCGCGGATGGTTATCGACCGGATCAGAAAGGAAGTCGGACCTTTCTTCCCGATCATGATGCGCTTCAGCGCGGACGAGTTCATCGAAGGCGGCAATACACTGGAGGACACGCTGCAAATTCTCGAGTTTTTGAATGATGAAGTCGATATCTTCAACGTTTCTGCGGCGCTGAACGATTCCCTGCAATATCAGATCGACCAAATGAATCTGCCGGACGGCTGGCGCGCTTATCTGTCCAAAGCGGTCAGAGACAAGTTCGGCAAGCCGACCATTGCCACCGGCAACTTCCGCGATCCGGCCGTACTCGAAAAGACGCTTGCAGACGGCGATGCGGACCTGATCGGTATCGGCCGCGGACTGATCGCCGACCCGGATTGGGTGGGCAAGGTGCAGACCGGACATGAAGACATGGTTCGCAAATGCATCTCTTGTAACATCGGCTGCGCCGGACACCGGATCGCGCTGAACCGTCCGATCCGCTGCACGATCAATCCTGAAGTCATCCACGGCGAGGATTACAAAGAGAACAAGGTAACCCGGCAGACCAATGTTGTCGTAATCGGCGGCGGCACCGCCGGCCTTGAAGCGGCCTGCACGGCTGCCGAGGTGGGCTGCACCACATTCCTGTTCGAGCAAAGACCACGTGTAGGCGGGCTTGCGCGGGAAATCGCCAAGCTCCCGGACAAGAAAAGAATCGCCGATTTTCCGAACTACCTGGAAAAGAGAAGCCAGAAGCTGAAAAACCTGATTACCTTTACCAACACGAAAGCCGACGCGCAGCTTATTGAAAACTTCAAGCCGGATGTTATTATTAACGCTACCGGTTCGAAGCCGCTCCTGCCGCCGATTGCCGGACTGCTTGAACATATCGACAAGGAAGGCGAGAACATTCTGTCCATTTTCGGTCTGCTGCGCCGTGTCGACGAATTCTCGGCAATGGACCTGGAAGGCAAAAAAATCGTCGTTATCGGCGGTGGAGCCGTTGGCCTGGACGTTGTGGAATTCTTCGCGGAACGGAAAGCCGAGGTTACGATCGTTGAACGCCTGCCGGAGCTAGGCAGAGACCTGGACCTGATCACCAAGCTGTCGATGATGCAGATGATCAAGGACAAGAATGTATCCGTTCATACGCTCACTGCGCTGGTGGAAGTGGCGGGAGATCATTTCAAAGTCAATTATGAGGGCGAGGACAAGAATTTCGAGTTTGACTACGGCTTTGTCTGCCTGGGAATGAAACCGGAGAATCCGGGTCTTGCTGAACTGCAGAACCATTTTCTGCAGCGGAATGTCGAGGTTGTAAACATCGGCGACAGCTTTAGAACCCGCAAAATTCTCGACGGCATCCGCGAAGGACGCAATATTCTTTCGACCTTGGAAAAAATCGGCGCATTGTAA
- the aroD gene encoding type I 3-dehydroquinate dehydratase, whose amino-acid sequence MTGTVKVKQVTIGEGMPKICVPMVGATVAELKEEAEALKSLDLDVVEWRVDFFDQVENIEAVKAALADICNIIPDFPLVFTFRSAKEGGEKEISTEYYAELNRAAAETGLADIIDVELFTGDDTVKSLVDYAHQQGAYVIISNHDFHKTPPKEEIISRLEKGRELGGDLPKIALMPADAGDVLTLIEATYTMREKFPDCPVITMSMAGKGMISRIAGEVFGSALTFGSAKKASAPGQVPVSELRTALELVHRSL is encoded by the coding sequence ATGACCGGTACGGTTAAGGTTAAACAAGTCACCATAGGAGAGGGCATGCCGAAGATTTGCGTTCCGATGGTCGGAGCGACGGTTGCGGAATTGAAAGAAGAAGCCGAAGCGCTAAAATCACTGGATCTCGATGTAGTGGAATGGCGGGTAGATTTCTTCGATCAGGTTGAGAATATTGAAGCAGTCAAAGCGGCGCTTGCCGATATCTGTAATATAATTCCGGACTTCCCGCTCGTCTTTACGTTCCGCAGCGCCAAAGAAGGCGGGGAAAAGGAGATTAGCACGGAATATTATGCGGAACTGAACCGGGCGGCCGCCGAAACGGGTCTGGCCGATATTATCGACGTCGAGCTGTTTACCGGGGATGATACTGTAAAATCGCTGGTTGATTATGCGCATCAGCAGGGCGCCTATGTCATTATTTCCAATCATGATTTCCATAAGACGCCGCCTAAAGAGGAGATCATTTCGCGCCTGGAAAAGGGTCGGGAGCTTGGCGGAGACTTGCCTAAGATCGCATTGATGCCGGCTGACGCCGGGGATGTATTAACTCTGATTGAAGCAACTTATACAATGAGGGAAAAGTTTCCCGATTGCCCGGTTATAACGATGTCGATGGCGGGAAAAGGCATGATCAGCCGGATTGCCGGAGAGGTATTCGGCTCCGCTCTGACCTTCGGATCGGCTAAGAAGGCGTCGGCGCCGGGGCAGGTTCCGGTGTCCGAGCTGCGCACCGCTCTGGAACTGGTGCACCGCAGCCTCTAA
- a CDS encoding LysR family transcriptional regulator: MNLRHLQYFRVIAETEHITQAAIKLSITQPSLSHAISELEKELGTYLFEKQGRNIRLTKYGKLFLSYVNRALDELEKGEKKVRELTSPSSGVIDLAFIYTLGAHFVPALVQSFSLLDEHKKMSFTFHQGNTKNIIQGLKDDQYDIAFCSYIDHEPEIEFIPLAEQELVVITPKNHPLSAAGSIDLKDTASYPMVYFNPKSGLRPIIDSLFAKVGARPNIVCEIEEDTAMAGLVSVGYGIAVMPRISALSHFDVDVLDIKNPSYERFIYVASVRNRYLSPAATEFRNFAISYGKNFFQKTHKQF; the protein is encoded by the coding sequence ATGAACTTACGGCATCTGCAGTATTTCCGGGTAATTGCTGAAACGGAACATATTACACAGGCGGCGATCAAATTATCCATTACCCAACCAAGCCTCAGCCACGCCATATCGGAGCTTGAGAAGGAACTGGGAACTTATCTGTTTGAGAAGCAGGGACGGAATATCCGGCTTACCAAGTACGGCAAGCTCTTCCTTAGTTATGTTAACCGCGCTCTGGACGAACTGGAAAAAGGCGAGAAGAAGGTCCGCGAGCTGACCAGCCCCTCCAGCGGGGTGATCGACCTTGCTTTTATCTACACGCTGGGTGCTCATTTCGTACCCGCGCTGGTGCAGTCTTTTTCCTTACTTGATGAACATAAGAAAATGTCCTTCACTTTTCATCAGGGAAATACGAAAAATATAATCCAAGGCTTGAAGGACGACCAATACGATATCGCCTTCTGCTCTTATATCGACCATGAACCCGAGATCGAGTTTATTCCTTTGGCCGAGCAAGAGCTGGTCGTCATCACGCCCAAGAATCATCCGCTGTCTGCAGCCGGCAGCATCGATCTTAAGGACACGGCTTCCTATCCCATGGTTTATTTCAATCCAAAAAGCGGCCTGCGGCCGATCATCGACAGTTTGTTCGCCAAGGTGGGCGCAAGACCAAACATCGTATGCGAAATTGAAGAGGACACCGCCATGGCGGGTCTTGTATCGGTAGGATACGGCATTGCGGTAATGCCCCGTATTTCCGCCCTTTCCCATTTTGATGTGGATGTGCTCGATATCAAGAACCCGTCTTATGAACGTTTTATTTATGTCGCGAGTGTCCGCAACCGCTATCTATCTCCAGCCGCCACGGAGTTCCGAAATTTCGCTATAAGTTATGGAAAGAATTTTTTTCAAAAAACGCATAAACAGTTCTAA